One segment of Pseudomonas sp. FP2196 DNA contains the following:
- a CDS encoding TonB-dependent siderophore receptor: MARQPAQLPVSSPRLLASAIGVAITAGSAGHMAFAAEKTDSKAAGNAIALDATSITGEAQDATSYQVEKASSPKYTAPLVDTPRSVTVIPQQVLKDTGALNMQDALRTVPGITFGAGEGGNPQGDRPFIRGFDAQGDTYLDGVRDTGSQSREIFAVENIEVSKGPNSAIGGRGAAGGSINLVSKKAHLGNSFDGGFTWGSDQTQRYTLDGNYQFSDTAAGRLNLMSHESNVAGRDKVDYDRWGIAPSLAFGLGTDTRVNLDYYHLESNDTPDSGVPYTLPTGGSAARTKSNPDKPYAGGDHSNFYGLDRDFRKGRTDTATFAIEHDLSDSLTIKNTLRHGTSMQDYILTQPDDSKGNVNNGSVWRRANTRVSNTETTTNQTDLFGNFYVAGFKNSFSTGVEYTREDSQKSSYNVNTDTTPRSSAATTNCTPSMIGASSGYNCTSLSNPNPNDPWNGAISRNYAGTDTKANTYALYVFDTLELSEQWLVNMGLRYDHFDTEYKTYTAAGATTSKGDDTSEFVTGQFGVVYKPAENGSIYASYATSATPPGNTLGEGQEGNPLGGTPDRSGNLLSSDMEPETTKNYEIGTKWDLLNDRLSLTADIFRTEKENARVQVDTTSYENAGITRVQGIELSASGKITDKWQVFAGYAYMDSEQVDGGALNRATDGNQLPNTPKNSASLWTTYQVTPKLTIGGGAFYVDDVFGNVANTTMVDSYVRYDAMAAYKLTKNVDLQLNVQNLTNETYYDKAFSTHFANQAAGRTALLSTNFHF; this comes from the coding sequence ATGGCACGTCAACCAGCTCAACTACCGGTCAGTTCACCACGTCTGCTCGCCTCTGCAATCGGCGTGGCAATCACCGCCGGCTCCGCAGGCCACATGGCGTTCGCCGCCGAAAAGACCGACAGCAAAGCTGCCGGCAATGCCATCGCCCTGGACGCCACGTCCATCACCGGCGAAGCCCAGGACGCGACCTCCTACCAAGTCGAAAAAGCCTCCTCGCCCAAGTACACCGCACCGCTGGTCGACACGCCGCGCTCGGTGACTGTGATTCCACAACAAGTCCTCAAGGATACCGGCGCCCTGAACATGCAGGACGCGCTGCGTACCGTTCCGGGCATCACCTTCGGAGCCGGCGAAGGCGGCAACCCGCAGGGCGACCGTCCGTTCATCCGCGGTTTCGACGCTCAGGGCGACACTTATCTTGATGGCGTGCGCGACACCGGTTCGCAGAGCCGCGAGATTTTCGCGGTAGAAAACATTGAAGTCAGCAAGGGCCCGAATTCCGCCATTGGCGGTCGCGGCGCGGCGGGCGGCAGCATCAACCTGGTGAGCAAGAAAGCGCACTTGGGCAACTCGTTCGACGGTGGTTTCACCTGGGGCTCCGACCAGACCCAGCGTTACACCCTCGACGGCAACTATCAGTTCAGCGACACCGCTGCCGGCCGTCTGAACCTGATGAGCCACGAGAGCAACGTCGCCGGCCGCGACAAGGTCGACTACGACCGCTGGGGTATCGCGCCATCGCTGGCCTTCGGCCTGGGCACCGACACCCGCGTCAACCTCGACTACTACCATCTCGAAAGCAATGACACTCCGGATTCGGGTGTCCCGTACACCCTCCCGACCGGTGGCTCGGCAGCACGCACCAAGTCCAACCCGGACAAGCCATACGCCGGCGGTGACCACAGCAATTTCTACGGTCTGGATCGCGATTTCCGCAAAGGCCGCACCGACACCGCCACCTTCGCCATCGAGCATGACCTGAGCGACTCGCTGACGATCAAGAACACCCTGCGCCACGGCACCAGCATGCAGGACTACATCCTGACCCAGCCGGACGACAGCAAGGGCAACGTCAACAACGGCAGCGTCTGGCGTCGTGCGAACACTCGGGTGAGCAACACCGAGACCACCACCAACCAGACTGACCTGTTCGGCAATTTCTACGTCGCCGGCTTCAAGAACAGCTTCTCCACCGGTGTGGAATACACCCGCGAGGACAGCCAGAAATCCTCGTACAACGTCAACACCGACACCACGCCGCGTTCCAGCGCCGCGACCACCAACTGCACCCCGTCGATGATCGGCGCGTCGAGTGGCTACAACTGCACCTCGCTGTCGAACCCGAACCCGAACGACCCGTGGAACGGCGCGATCTCGCGTAACTACGCCGGCACCGACACCAAGGCCAACACTTACGCGCTGTATGTGTTTGACACCCTGGAATTGTCCGAGCAATGGCTGGTGAACATGGGGCTGCGTTACGACCACTTCGACACCGAGTACAAAACCTACACCGCTGCGGGCGCCACCACCTCCAAGGGCGATGACACCAGCGAGTTCGTTACCGGCCAGTTCGGCGTGGTCTACAAACCGGCGGAAAACGGCAGCATCTATGCTTCTTACGCCACCTCCGCTACCCCGCCGGGCAACACTCTCGGTGAAGGTCAGGAAGGCAACCCGCTGGGTGGCACGCCGGATCGCAGCGGCAACCTGCTGAGCAGCGACATGGAGCCGGAAACCACCAAGAACTACGAAATCGGTACCAAGTGGGATTTGCTCAATGATCGCCTGTCGCTGACCGCCGATATCTTCCGTACCGAGAAAGAAAACGCGCGCGTGCAAGTCGATACCACGTCGTACGAGAACGCCGGCATAACCCGCGTGCAAGGTATCGAACTGTCGGCCAGCGGCAAGATCACCGACAAATGGCAGGTGTTCGCAGGTTATGCCTACATGGACAGCGAGCAGGTCGATGGCGGCGCATTGAACCGCGCCACCGATGGCAATCAACTGCCTAACACGCCGAAAAACAGCGCCAGCCTGTGGACCACTTACCAAGTCACGCCGAAACTGACCATCGGTGGCGGCGCGTTCTACGTCGACGACGTGTTCGGCAACGTGGCCAACACCACGATGGTCGACTCCTATGTTCGCTACGACGCAATGGCCGCTTACAAGCTGACCAAGAACGTCGACCTGCAACTCAATGTGCAGAACCTGACCAACGAAACCTATTACGACAAAGCCTTCTCGACCCACTTCGCCAACCAGGCGGCGGGCCGTACGGCACTGTTGAGCACCAACTTCCACTTCTAA
- a CDS encoding Fe2+-dependent dioxygenase, which translates to MLLHIPGLFAKEEVQRIRQVLEEADWADGKITAGFQSAKAKHNLQLPEGHPLAKEIGAAMLERLWQNPLFMSAALPHKVFPPLLNCYTAGGSFDFHIDNAVRQPKGSIERVRTDLSATLFFSEPEDYDGGELEIQDTFGSQQVKLPAGDMVLYPGTSLHKVNAVTRGARYASFFWTQSLVREDSQRALLFEMDGAIQQLTRDMPDHPSLIRLTGTYHNLLRRWVEV; encoded by the coding sequence ATGCTGCTGCACATTCCCGGCCTGTTCGCGAAAGAAGAAGTGCAGCGCATCCGCCAGGTGCTGGAAGAAGCGGATTGGGCCGATGGCAAGATCACCGCCGGGTTCCAATCGGCCAAGGCCAAGCACAATCTGCAACTGCCTGAAGGCCATCCGCTGGCCAAGGAAATCGGCGCGGCAATGCTTGAACGGCTGTGGCAAAACCCGCTGTTCATGTCTGCCGCGCTGCCACACAAAGTGTTCCCGCCGTTACTCAACTGCTACACGGCTGGCGGCAGTTTCGATTTCCACATCGACAACGCCGTGCGCCAGCCCAAGGGCAGCATCGAGCGGGTGCGTACCGATCTGTCGGCCACGCTGTTCTTCAGCGAGCCTGAGGATTACGACGGTGGCGAACTGGAGATCCAGGACACCTTCGGCTCCCAGCAAGTGAAACTGCCCGCCGGCGACATGGTGCTGTACCCCGGCACCAGCCTGCACAAGGTCAATGCGGTCACGCGCGGTGCGCGTTATGCGTCGTTTTTCTGGACGCAAAGTCTGGTGCGCGAAGACAGTCAGCGTGCCTTGCTGTTCGAGATGGACGGAGCGATCCAGCAGCTCACTCGGGACATGCCTGATCACCCGTCGTTGATCCGCCTCACTGGGACGTATCACAACTTGCTGCGTCGCTGGGTCGAGGTATGA
- a CDS encoding tetratricopeptide repeat protein yields the protein MSFQLRREEVLDASGLAAMLEESPARAAQAILLAAGEGVVEAQALLGQILLDGRGIAQDQALAMRWFGIAAGQGHLMARNMLGRCHEHGWGCAADAAVAARHYRVAADAGLDWAMYNLANLLATGRGVTVDHPQALALYQRAAEAGHAKSMNLLGRYLEEGQVCPVDSVAARNWYRRSAEGGDFRGQFSFAAVLAGEGNVDEAILWLEKALAGGNLNFLRVASQRLASATDPRLQAMANQYSQRYAQSL from the coding sequence ATGAGTTTTCAACTGCGTCGCGAGGAAGTCCTCGACGCCTCGGGGCTGGCAGCGATGCTCGAAGAAAGCCCGGCCCGTGCAGCTCAGGCGATCTTGCTGGCGGCGGGCGAAGGTGTTGTAGAGGCGCAGGCGTTGCTCGGACAGATCCTGCTCGATGGCCGGGGCATTGCCCAGGATCAAGCGCTGGCAATGCGCTGGTTCGGGATTGCCGCCGGGCAAGGTCATCTGATGGCGCGCAACATGCTCGGCCGTTGTCACGAGCACGGCTGGGGTTGTGCTGCGGATGCTGCGGTTGCCGCGCGGCATTATCGCGTCGCCGCAGATGCCGGGCTGGACTGGGCGATGTACAACCTCGCCAATTTGCTGGCGACCGGGCGTGGTGTGACGGTGGATCATCCGCAGGCGTTGGCGCTGTATCAACGCGCCGCTGAGGCCGGTCACGCCAAATCGATGAATCTGCTCGGGCGTTATCTGGAAGAAGGACAGGTGTGTCCGGTGGATTCGGTCGCTGCGCGCAACTGGTATCGGCGTTCGGCAGAAGGCGGGGATTTTCGCGGGCAGTTCAGTTTTGCGGCGGTTTTGGCGGGTGAGGGCAATGTCGATGAAGCCATTCTCTGGCTTGAGAAGGCCTTGGCCGGTGGCAACCTGAATTTCCTGCGAGTAGCGAGTCAGAGGCTGGCGAGCGCAACGGATCCCAGACTCCAGGCCATGGCCAATCAATATTCCCAACGCTACGCGCAATCCCTGTAG
- a CDS encoding type III PLP-dependent enzyme, with the protein MSINVEDYFARATFDKMKAFADKQETPFVVIDTAMISQAYDDLRAGFEFAKVYYAVKANPAVEIIDLLKEKGSSFDIASIYELDKVMDRGVSADRISYGNTIKKSKDIRYFYEKGVRLFSTDSEADLRNIAKAAPGSKVYVRILTEGSTTADWPLSRKFGCQTDMAMDLLILARDLGLVPYGISFHVGSQQRDISVWDAAIAKVKVIFERLKEEDGIHLKLINMGGGFPANYITRTNSLETYAEEIIRFLKEDFGDDLPEIILEPGRSLIANAGILVSEVVLVARKSRTAVERWVYTDVGKFSGLIETMDEAIKFPIWTEKKGEMEEVVIAGPTCDSADIMYENYKYGLPLNLAIGDRLYWLSTGAYTTSYSAVEFNGFPPLKSFYV; encoded by the coding sequence ATGTCGATCAACGTCGAAGATTATTTCGCGCGCGCCACTTTTGACAAAATGAAGGCGTTCGCCGACAAACAGGAAACCCCATTCGTGGTGATCGACACCGCGATGATCAGCCAGGCCTACGATGACCTGCGCGCCGGTTTCGAATTCGCCAAGGTCTACTACGCGGTCAAGGCCAACCCGGCCGTCGAGATCATCGACCTGCTCAAAGAGAAAGGTTCGAGCTTCGACATCGCCTCGATCTACGAGCTGGACAAAGTGATGGATCGCGGTGTCAGCGCCGACCGTATCAGCTACGGCAACACCATCAAGAAATCCAAGGACATCCGCTACTTCTATGAGAAGGGTGTGCGTCTGTTCTCCACCGACTCCGAAGCCGACCTGCGCAACATTGCCAAGGCTGCACCGGGCTCGAAAGTGTATGTGCGCATCCTCACCGAAGGCTCGACCACGGCTGACTGGCCACTGTCGCGTAAATTCGGCTGCCAGACCGACATGGCCATGGACCTGCTGATCCTTGCTCGCGACCTGGGCCTGGTGCCTTACGGCATCTCGTTCCACGTCGGTTCGCAGCAGCGTGACATCAGCGTCTGGGATGCGGCGATCGCCAAGGTCAAAGTGATCTTCGAACGTCTGAAAGAAGAAGACGGCATTCACCTGAAGCTGATCAACATGGGCGGTGGCTTCCCGGCCAACTACATCACCCGCACCAACAGCCTGGAAACCTACGCTGAAGAAATCATTCGTTTCCTGAAAGAAGACTTCGGTGATGACCTGCCGGAAATCATCCTGGAGCCGGGCCGTTCGCTGATCGCCAACGCCGGCATTCTGGTCAGCGAAGTGGTGCTGGTTGCACGTAAATCCCGCACCGCCGTCGAGCGTTGGGTGTACACCGATGTGGGCAAGTTCTCCGGCCTGATCGAAACCATGGACGAGGCGATCAAGTTCCCGATCTGGACCGAGAAAAAAGGCGAGATGGAAGAAGTCGTCATCGCCGGCCCTACCTGCGACAGCGCCGACATCATGTACGAAAACTACAAGTACGGCCTGCCGCTGAACCTGGCAATCGGTGATCGTCTGTACTGGTTGTCGACCGGTGCTTACACCACCAGTTACAGCGCGGTTGAGTTCAATGGCTTTCCGCCGTTGAAGTCGTTCTACGTGTAA
- a CDS encoding betaine/proline/choline family ABC transporter ATP-binding protein (Members of the family are the ATP-binding subunit of ABC transporters for substrates such as betaine, L-proline or other amino acids, choline, carnitine, etc. The substrate specificity is best determined from the substrate-binding subunit, rather than this subunit, as it interacts with the permease subunit and not with substrate directly.), whose amino-acid sequence MIELQNLSKTFQSNGKDVKAVDSVSLTVNEGEICVFLGPSGCGKSTTLKMINRLIKPTSGKILINGEDTTDLDEVTLRRNIGYVIQQIGLFPNMTIEENIVVVPKLLGWDKQKCHDRARELMSMIKLEPKQYLHRYPRELSGGQQQRIGVIRALAADAPLLLMDEPFGAVDPINREMIQNEFFEMQRALNKTVIMVSHDIDEAIKLGDKIAIFRAGKLLQIDHPDTLLAHPADDFVSNFVGQDSTLKRLLLVKAEDAADNAPSVSPETPVADALELMDEHDRRYVVVTCSENKALGYVRRRDLHRQTGTCAQYLREFNATAAYDEHLRILLSRMYEFNRAWLPVMDAERVFLGEVTQESIAAYLSSGRSRGGKTSIVSPAETAPA is encoded by the coding sequence ATGATCGAACTTCAAAACCTCAGCAAGACCTTCCAAAGCAACGGCAAAGATGTCAAAGCCGTGGACTCGGTGAGCCTGACCGTCAATGAAGGCGAAATCTGTGTGTTCCTCGGGCCATCGGGCTGCGGCAAAAGCACCACGCTGAAAATGATCAACCGCCTGATCAAACCGACCTCGGGCAAGATCCTGATCAACGGCGAAGACACCACCGACCTCGACGAAGTGACCCTGCGCCGCAATATTGGCTATGTGATCCAGCAGATCGGTCTGTTCCCGAACATGACCATCGAAGAGAACATCGTCGTGGTGCCGAAACTGCTCGGTTGGGACAAACAGAAATGCCACGACCGCGCCCGCGAACTGATGAGCATGATCAAGCTTGAGCCCAAGCAATATCTGCATCGCTATCCACGCGAGTTGTCCGGTGGCCAGCAACAGCGCATCGGCGTGATCCGCGCACTGGCGGCCGACGCACCGCTGTTGCTGATGGACGAACCGTTCGGCGCGGTCGACCCGATCAACCGCGAGATGATCCAGAACGAGTTCTTCGAGATGCAGCGCGCGCTGAACAAGACCGTGATCATGGTCAGCCACGACATCGACGAAGCGATCAAACTCGGCGACAAGATCGCAATCTTCCGTGCCGGCAAACTGTTGCAGATCGATCACCCGGACACCCTGCTCGCGCATCCGGCGGACGACTTCGTGAGCAACTTCGTCGGTCAGGACAGCACGTTGAAACGTCTGTTGCTGGTGAAGGCTGAAGACGCGGCGGACAATGCGCCGTCGGTGAGCCCGGAAACCCCGGTGGCCGATGCGCTGGAATTGATGGATGAGCATGACCGTCGTTATGTCGTCGTCACTTGCTCCGAGAACAAGGCGCTGGGTTATGTGCGTCGTCGCGACCTGCACCGCCAGACTGGCACCTGCGCGCAGTACCTGCGTGAGTTCAACGCCACGGCGGCGTACGACGAACACCTGCGCATCCTGCTGTCGCGCATGTACGAGTTCAACCGTGCGTGGCTGCCGGTGATGGATGCCGAGCGGGTGTTCCTTGGCGAGGTGACGCAGGAGTCGATTGCGGCTTATCTGAGCTCGGGCAGATCCCGAGGGGGCAAGACCAGCATCGTCTCTCCCGCCGAGACTGCACCGGCCTGA
- a CDS encoding ABC transporter permease, with translation MEFLNAFSHLDWQQVMHLTWQHITLVGIAVTLAIVVGVPLGILMTRFPTLAGPLQASATVLLTVPSIALFGLLLPFYSKFGQGLGPMPAITAVFLYSLLPIMRNTYLALTGVEPGIREAARGIGMTFGQRLRMVELPIAVPVILAGVRTAVVMNIGVMTIAATIGAGGLGVLILASISRSDMSMLIVGALLVSLLAIFADLFLQWLQRSLTPKGLLK, from the coding sequence ATGGAATTCTTGAACGCCTTTTCCCATCTCGACTGGCAGCAGGTGATGCACCTGACCTGGCAGCACATCACCCTCGTTGGCATCGCCGTGACCTTAGCCATCGTCGTCGGCGTGCCGCTGGGCATTTTGATGACGCGCTTTCCGACACTCGCCGGCCCCTTGCAGGCCAGCGCCACGGTGCTGCTGACCGTGCCGTCGATTGCGCTGTTCGGCCTGCTGCTGCCGTTCTACTCCAAGTTCGGCCAGGGCCTCGGCCCGATGCCGGCGATCACCGCTGTGTTCCTTTATTCACTGCTGCCGATCATGCGCAACACCTACCTCGCATTGACGGGCGTCGAACCGGGTATCCGTGAAGCCGCACGCGGCATCGGCATGACCTTCGGCCAGCGCCTGCGCATGGTCGAGCTGCCAATCGCCGTGCCGGTGATCCTCGCCGGTGTGCGCACCGCCGTGGTGATGAACATCGGCGTGATGACCATTGCCGCGACCATCGGCGCCGGCGGCCTCGGTGTGTTGATCCTCGCCTCCATCAGCCGCAGCGACATGTCGATGCTTATCGTCGGCGCGCTGCTGGTCAGTCTTCTGGCGATCTTCGCCGACCTCTTCCTGCAGTGGCTGCAACGTTCGCTGACTCCAAAAGGACTCCTCAAATGA
- a CDS encoding glycine betaine ABC transporter substrate-binding protein codes for MKRLSLILGCALLFAGLAQAAEKPVIRIGARVFTEQTLLAEITSQYLRSKGYDAQVTGGLGSNLARSAHESGQLDMLWEYTGVSLVAYNHVTEKLDSAQSYARVKELDAKKGLVWLTPSKFSNTYALALPKNVAEEYPQIGNISQLNEVLRAEAKTNHLVALDTEFANRSDGLDGMVKLYDMNLSRKNIRQMDAGLVYTALRNGQVFAGLVYTTDGRLNAFGLKLLEDDKHYFPDYTAAPVVRQAYLDAHPQLAEQLKPLAELFDDETMRQLNARVDVDHESPSSVAADFLRQHPLN; via the coding sequence ATGAAACGACTTAGCTTGATCTTAGGCTGCGCCCTGCTGTTCGCAGGATTGGCGCAAGCCGCAGAAAAACCGGTTATCCGCATCGGTGCCCGGGTGTTCACCGAGCAAACCCTGCTCGCGGAAATCACCTCGCAATACCTGCGCAGCAAAGGCTACGACGCGCAGGTCACCGGCGGTCTGGGCAGCAACCTGGCCCGCAGCGCCCACGAAAGCGGGCAACTGGACATGCTCTGGGAATACACCGGCGTCTCCTTGGTGGCTTACAACCACGTCACCGAAAAACTCGACAGCGCCCAGTCCTACGCCCGGGTCAAAGAACTCGACGCGAAGAAGGGACTGGTGTGGCTCACGCCGTCGAAATTCAGCAATACCTACGCCCTCGCCCTGCCGAAAAACGTGGCTGAGGAATATCCACAGATCGGCAACATCAGCCAGTTGAATGAAGTGCTGCGCGCTGAGGCCAAGACCAATCATCTGGTGGCGCTGGATACCGAGTTCGCCAACCGTTCTGACGGTCTGGACGGCATGGTCAAACTCTACGACATGAACCTGAGCCGCAAGAACATCCGCCAGATGGACGCGGGGCTGGTTTATACCGCGCTGCGCAACGGTCAGGTGTTTGCCGGTCTGGTCTACACCACCGACGGTCGCCTGAACGCTTTCGGCCTCAAGCTGCTGGAAGACGACAAGCATTACTTCCCTGACTACACCGCAGCTCCCGTGGTGCGTCAGGCCTACCTCGATGCCCACCCGCAACTCGCCGAGCAGCTCAAGCCGCTGGCCGAACTGTTCGATGACGAAACCATGCGCCAGCTCAACGCGCGGGTCGATGTCGATCACGAAAGCCCATCGTCGGTTGCCGCCGATTTCCTGCGTCAGCATCCACTGAACTAA
- a CDS encoding ABC transporter permease gives MGGAVVIALLALLVHWIGINTIEHYRDDLLFYLQAHLILVLASMLAALVVGIPAGIFLSRPTMVGRAERFMQIFNIGNTVPPLAVLAIALGILGIGSGPAIFALFLASLLPIVRNTYEGLKNVQGSLKEAAVGIGMTPRQVLWRVELPNAVPIIVGGVRVALAINVGTAPLAFLIGANSLGSLIFPGIALNNQPQLLLGAACTALLALLLDGVVTLASRLWLERGLRPS, from the coding sequence ATGGGAGGTGCGGTGGTTATCGCGCTCCTGGCCCTGCTGGTCCACTGGATCGGCATCAACACGATCGAACACTACCGCGACGATTTGTTGTTTTACCTGCAAGCTCATCTGATTCTCGTCCTCGCTTCAATGCTGGCCGCCCTTGTCGTGGGCATCCCCGCCGGTATCTTCCTCAGTCGCCCGACCATGGTCGGCCGCGCTGAACGCTTCATGCAGATCTTCAATATCGGTAACACCGTGCCGCCGTTGGCTGTACTCGCGATTGCCCTGGGGATTCTGGGCATCGGCAGTGGTCCGGCGATCTTCGCTTTATTCCTCGCCTCGTTGCTGCCGATTGTACGCAACACCTACGAAGGCCTGAAAAACGTCCAGGGTTCACTCAAAGAAGCCGCCGTCGGCATCGGCATGACGCCGCGTCAGGTGCTGTGGCGAGTCGAGTTGCCCAACGCCGTGCCAATCATTGTCGGTGGCGTGCGTGTCGCGCTGGCGATCAACGTCGGTACCGCGCCGCTGGCGTTCCTGATCGGCGCCAACAGCCTCGGCAGCCTGATCTTCCCTGGCATCGCCCTGAACAATCAGCCGCAACTGCTGCTTGGCGCCGCGTGCACCGCGCTGCTGGCCTTGCTGCTCGATGGCGTGGTCACCCTCGCCAGCCGTCTCTGGCTGGAACGCGGTTTGCGCCCGTCTTAA
- a CDS encoding peptide chain release factor 3 — protein sequence MTNQAAEVAKRRTFAIISHPDAGKTTITEKLLLMGKAIAVAGTVKSRKSDRHATSDWMEMEKQRGISITTSVMQFPYRDHMVNLLDTPGHEDFSEDTYRTLTAVDSALMVLDGGKGVEPRTIALMDVCRLRDTPIVSFINKLDRDIRDPIELLDEIEAVLKIKAAPITWPIGCYRDFKGVYHLADDYIIVYTAGHGHERTETKIIEKLDSDEARAHLGDEYDRFIEQLELVQGACHEFNQQEFLDGQLTPVFFGTALGNFGVDHVLDAVVDWAPRPLARVANERTVEPVEEKFSGFIFKIQANMDPKHRDRIAFMRICSGKYEKGMKMRHVRTGKDVRIGDALTFFSSEREQLEEAYAGDIIGLHNHGTIQIGDTFSEGESLGFTGIPHFAPELFRRVRLRDPLKSKQLRQGLQQLAEEGATQVFFPERSNDIILGAVGVLQFDVVASRLKEEYKVECSYEPITVYSARWIECSDKKKLEEFSNKAVENLAVDGGGHLTYLAPTRVNLALMEERWPDVKFRATREHH from the coding sequence ATGACCAACCAGGCCGCCGAAGTCGCGAAACGCCGCACTTTCGCCATTATTTCCCACCCCGATGCCGGTAAAACCACGATCACCGAAAAGCTCCTGTTGATGGGCAAGGCGATTGCTGTGGCCGGCACGGTGAAATCCCGTAAATCCGACCGCCATGCGACATCCGACTGGATGGAGATGGAGAAACAGCGGGGTATTTCCATTACCACGTCGGTCATGCAGTTCCCGTATCGCGACCACATGGTCAACCTGCTCGACACCCCGGGCCACGAAGACTTCTCCGAAGATACCTACCGCACCCTGACGGCGGTGGACTCGGCATTGATGGTTCTCGACGGCGGTAAGGGCGTTGAGCCACGGACCATCGCGCTGATGGACGTCTGCCGTCTGCGTGACACGCCGATCGTCAGTTTCATCAACAAGCTCGACCGTGACATCCGCGACCCGATCGAACTGCTCGACGAGATCGAAGCCGTTCTGAAGATCAAGGCTGCGCCGATCACCTGGCCGATCGGTTGCTACCGCGACTTCAAAGGTGTGTATCACCTGGCCGACGACTACATCATTGTCTACACCGCCGGTCACGGTCACGAACGCACCGAGACCAAGATCATCGAGAAACTCGACTCCGACGAAGCGCGCGCGCATCTGGGCGACGAGTACGACCGCTTCATCGAACAGCTGGAACTGGTGCAGGGTGCCTGCCACGAGTTCAACCAGCAGGAGTTCCTCGACGGTCAACTGACCCCGGTGTTCTTCGGCACCGCGCTGGGCAACTTCGGTGTCGACCACGTCCTCGACGCCGTTGTTGACTGGGCGCCGCGCCCGCTCGCGCGCGTGGCCAACGAGCGCACCGTGGAGCCGGTGGAAGAGAAGTTCTCGGGCTTCATCTTCAAGATCCAGGCGAACATGGACCCGAAACACCGCGACCGTATCGCCTTCATGCGCATCTGCTCGGGCAAGTACGAGAAAGGCATGAAAATGCGCCACGTGCGTACCGGCAAGGACGTGCGCATCGGCGACGCCCTGACGTTCTTCTCTTCCGAGCGTGAGCAACTGGAAGAGGCATACGCCGGCGACATCATCGGTCTGCACAACCACGGCACCATCCAGATCGGCGACACCTTCAGCGAAGGCGAAAGCCTGGGCTTCACCGGTATCCCGCACTTCGCCCCGGAACTGTTCCGTCGCGTGCGTCTGCGTGATCCGCTGAAATCCAAGCAACTGCGTCAGGGTTTGCAGCAGTTGGCTGAAGAGGGCGCGACCCAGGTGTTCTTCCCGGAGCGCAGCAACGACATCATTCTCGGCGCCGTTGGTGTGCTGCAGTTCGATGTGGTCGCCAGTCGTTTGAAAGAGGAATACAAGGTCGAGTGCTCGTATGAGCCGATCACTGTGTACTCCGCGCGCTGGATCGAATGCAGCGACAAGAAGAAGCTTGAGGAATTCTCCAACAAGGCTGTGGAAAACCTGGCAGTCGATGGCGGTGGTCACCTGACTTACCTCGCTCCGACGCGGGTTAACCTGGCGTTGATGGAAGAGCGTTGGCCGGATGTGAAATTCCGCGCGACGCGTGAGCATCACTAA